The following are from one region of the Leucobacter sp. Psy1 genome:
- a CDS encoding DNA-directed RNA polymerase subunit beta: MAAAPNASSTHSPQNGRNHHRLSFAKISDTLSVPNLLALQLESFDWLVGNDDWKQRVIEAQAEGRDDIALKSGLEEIFDEISPIEDNAGTMQLSFENPILDEQKFSIEECKERGKTYSAPLYVEAAFYNTETQVLKSQTVYMGDFPIMTDKGTFIINGTERVIVSQLVRSPGVYFERSQEKTSDKDVFTARVIPSRGAWLEFEVDKRDQVGVRIDRKRKQSVTVFLKALGMTSEEILEEFAGYESIALTLEKDGIVTQEEALKDIYRKQRPGEQVAIEAARALLDNSYFNEKRYDLAKVGRYKINRKLGVDAPITDSVLSLEDIVATIKYLVGLHAGTETLPGTREGKPVDIRLDTDDIDHFGNRRIRAVGELIQNQVRTGLSRMERVVRERMTTQDIEAITPNTLINTRPVLAAIKEFFGTSQLSQFMDQNNPLAGLTNKRRLSALGPGGLSRDRAGVEVRDVHPSHYGRMCPIETPEGPNIGLIGALATFARINAFGFIETPYRRVIDGKVTDQVDYLTAHEEDEFLIAQANAPLTDEGRFAEEQVLARPRGSEVELVGADRVDYMDVSPRQMVSVATSLIPFLEHDDANRALMGANMQRQAVPLVRSESPVVGTGMEGYAAIDAGDVVTASKSGVISEVSADFVTIQQDEGGVGRYFLRKFDRSNQGTNYNHRVIVREGERIEAGEVIADGPATENGELALGKNLLVAFMSWEGHNFEDAIILSQNLVKDDTLSSIHIEEYDVDARDTKLGKEDITRDLPNASMEALKDLDERGIIRIGAEVNPGDILVGKVTPKGETELSAEERLLRAIFNEKSREVRDTSLKVPHGVSGTVTSVKVFDAENDNDDELGSGVNQRVVVYIAQKRKITEGDKLAGRHGNKGVISKILPVEDMPFLADGTPVDVILNPLGIPGRMNFGQVLEIHLGWIAKQGWKVDESALQDWAARLPQEAMQAEPGTKVATPVFDGATEAEIAGLLDSTTKNRDGERLIDSTGKTRLFDGRSGEPFPYPISVGYMYILKLHHLVDDKIHARSTGPYSMITQQPLGGKAQFGGQRFGEMEVWALEAYGAAYALQELLTVKSDDILGRVKVYEAIVRGENIPEPGVPESFRVLMKEMQSLCLNVEVLGADGAAVNLRDNDDEAHRTAEELGINLSTRFESSSIDEI; this comes from the coding sequence TTGGCTGCTGCGCCCAACGCATCTTCCACTCATTCACCCCAGAACGGCCGGAATCATCACCGGCTTTCTTTCGCCAAGATTTCCGACACGCTGTCGGTACCGAACCTGCTCGCGCTGCAGCTCGAGAGCTTCGACTGGCTCGTCGGCAACGACGACTGGAAGCAGCGCGTCATCGAGGCCCAGGCGGAGGGGCGCGACGACATCGCCCTGAAGAGCGGGCTCGAGGAGATCTTCGACGAGATCTCTCCGATCGAGGACAACGCAGGCACCATGCAGCTGTCCTTCGAGAATCCCATCCTCGATGAGCAGAAGTTCTCGATCGAGGAGTGCAAGGAGCGCGGCAAGACCTACTCGGCTCCGCTCTACGTAGAGGCCGCCTTCTACAACACCGAGACCCAGGTGCTGAAGAGCCAGACGGTCTACATGGGCGACTTCCCGATCATGACCGACAAGGGCACGTTCATCATCAACGGCACCGAGCGCGTCATCGTGTCGCAGCTCGTCCGCAGCCCCGGTGTGTACTTCGAGCGCTCGCAGGAGAAGACGAGCGACAAGGACGTCTTCACGGCACGCGTGATCCCGAGCCGCGGCGCGTGGCTCGAGTTCGAGGTCGACAAGCGCGATCAGGTCGGCGTGCGCATCGACCGCAAGCGCAAGCAGTCGGTCACGGTCTTCCTCAAGGCGCTCGGCATGACCAGCGAGGAGATCCTCGAGGAGTTCGCCGGCTACGAGTCGATCGCACTCACCCTGGAGAAGGACGGCATCGTCACCCAGGAAGAGGCGCTGAAGGACATCTACCGCAAGCAGCGTCCGGGTGAGCAGGTGGCCATCGAGGCCGCGCGTGCGCTCCTCGACAACAGCTACTTCAACGAGAAGCGCTACGATCTCGCCAAGGTCGGCCGCTACAAGATCAACCGCAAGCTCGGCGTCGACGCTCCGATCACCGACTCGGTGCTCTCGCTCGAGGACATCGTGGCGACCATCAAGTACCTCGTCGGCCTGCACGCTGGCACCGAGACGCTGCCGGGCACCCGTGAGGGCAAGCCGGTCGACATCCGCCTCGACACCGACGACATCGATCACTTCGGCAACCGCCGCATCCGCGCGGTCGGCGAGCTGATCCAGAACCAGGTGCGCACCGGCCTCAGCCGCATGGAGCGCGTCGTCCGCGAACGCATGACGACGCAGGACATCGAGGCGATCACGCCGAACACCCTGATCAACACCCGCCCCGTGCTGGCGGCGATCAAGGAGTTCTTCGGAACCTCGCAGCTGTCGCAGTTCATGGACCAGAACAACCCGCTCGCGGGCCTCACCAACAAGCGCCGTCTGTCGGCGCTCGGCCCCGGCGGCCTCTCGCGCGACCGCGCGGGTGTCGAGGTGCGAGACGTTCACCCGTCGCACTACGGCCGCATGTGCCCCATCGAGACCCCTGAGGGCCCGAACATTGGTCTGATCGGTGCGCTCGCGACGTTCGCGCGCATCAACGCCTTCGGCTTCATCGAGACCCCCTACCGTCGAGTCATCGACGGCAAGGTCACGGACCAGGTCGACTACCTGACCGCGCACGAGGAGGACGAGTTCCTCATCGCGCAGGCGAACGCACCCCTGACGGACGAAGGCCGCTTCGCCGAGGAGCAGGTGCTTGCGCGCCCCCGTGGCTCCGAGGTCGAGCTCGTCGGCGCGGACCGCGTCGACTACATGGACGTCTCGCCGCGCCAGATGGTGTCGGTCGCGACCTCGCTCATTCCGTTCCTCGAGCACGACGACGCGAACCGCGCGCTCATGGGCGCCAACATGCAGCGTCAGGCCGTGCCGCTCGTCCGGAGCGAGAGCCCGGTCGTCGGCACCGGTATGGAGGGCTACGCCGCGATCGATGCCGGTGACGTCGTCACGGCATCGAAGTCCGGTGTGATCAGCGAGGTCTCCGCAGACTTCGTCACGATCCAGCAGGACGAGGGCGGCGTCGGCCGCTACTTCCTCCGCAAGTTCGACCGCTCGAACCAGGGTACGAACTACAACCACCGCGTCATCGTCAGGGAAGGGGAGCGGATCGAGGCCGGCGAGGTCATCGCCGACGGTCCCGCCACCGAGAACGGCGAGCTCGCGCTCGGCAAGAACCTGCTCGTCGCGTTCATGTCGTGGGAGGGTCACAACTTCGAGGACGCCATCATCCTGAGCCAGAACCTGGTGAAGGACGACACGCTCTCGTCGATCCACATCGAAGAGTACGACGTGGACGCCCGCGATACGAAGCTCGGCAAGGAAGACATCACGCGCGACCTGCCGAACGCGTCGATGGAGGCACTGAAGGACCTCGACGAGCGCGGCATCATCCGGATCGGCGCCGAGGTCAACCCCGGCGACATCCTGGTCGGCAAGGTCACCCCGAAGGGCGAGACCGAGCTGAGCGCCGAGGAGCGCCTGCTTCGCGCGATCTTCAACGAGAAGAGCCGCGAGGTGCGCGATACCTCGCTGAAGGTGCCCCACGGCGTCTCGGGCACCGTCACCTCGGTGAAGGTGTTCGACGCGGAGAACGACAACGACGATGAGCTCGGCTCGGGCGTCAACCAGCGCGTGGTCGTCTACATCGCCCAGAAGCGCAAGATCACGGAGGGTGACAAGCTCGCCGGCCGTCACGGCAACAAGGGCGTCATCTCGAAGATCCTGCCGGTCGAGGACATGCCGTTCCTCGCCGACGGCACGCCCGTCGACGTGATCCTCAACCCCCTGGGTATCCCCGGTCGAATGAACTTCGGTCAGGTGCTCGAGATCCACCTCGGGTGGATCGCGAAGCAGGGCTGGAAGGTCGACGAGTCGGCGCTCCAGGACTGGGCGGCACGTCTTCCGCAGGAGGCCATGCAGGCCGAGCCGGGCACGAAGGTCGCGACCCCTGTGTTCGACGGCGCCACCGAGGCGGAGATCGCCGGTCTGCTCGACTCGACGACGAAGAACCGCGACGGCGAGCGTCTCATCGACTCCACCGGCAAGACGCGCCTCTTCGACGGCCGCTCCGGCGAGCCCTTCCCGTACCCGATCTCGGTCGGCTACATGTACATCCTGAAGCTGCACCACCTCGTGGACGACAAGATCCACGCGCGCTCGACCGGACCGTACTCGATGATCACCCAGCAGCCGCTCGGTGGTAAGGCGCAGTTCGGCGGCCAGCGCTTTGGCGAGATGGAGGTGTGGGCACTCGAGGCATACGGTGCGGCCTACGCGCTGCAGGAGCTCCTCACCGTCAAGTCGGACGACATCCTCGGCCGCGTGAAGGTGTACGAGGCGATCGTGCGCGGCGAGAACATTCCGGAGCCCGGCGTTCCCGAGTCGTTCCGCGTGCTCATGAAGGAGATGCAGTCGCTCTGCCTGAACGTCGAGGTCCTCGGCGCCGACGGTGCGGCAGTGAACCTCCGCGATAACGACGACGAGGCGCACCGCACCGCGGAAGAGCTCGGCATCAACCTGTCCACCCGCTTCGAGTCCTCGTCGATCGACGAGATCTAA
- a CDS encoding phosphatase PAP2 family protein: MGRSTRAGQILWEAGTPARPSVTAAWWAVAAIALVALGGIWIRFGELGALPVDRWWHGAVEAAPGTLLFAVAIALADIGGSVGGATTAAIAGAALFALRRPRDAFAVMLAALLGVVASELLKVVVERGRPSDPLYHATGLSYPSGHSMGAAALACSLFLVLLGAEGVRRELVRAAGILAAAWILAMMWSRTALHVHWLTDTLAGALLGIAVALIARRIAIRPRLRGGIMTSRPGTRTR, from the coding sequence ATGGGTCGTTCAACACGTGCTGGGCAAATCCTCTGGGAGGCGGGCACGCCCGCCCGACCCTCCGTGACCGCGGCGTGGTGGGCGGTCGCCGCCATCGCGCTCGTGGCGCTCGGGGGCATCTGGATCCGCTTCGGCGAACTCGGCGCGCTGCCCGTTGACCGCTGGTGGCACGGGGCGGTGGAGGCCGCGCCTGGCACTCTGCTCTTCGCCGTCGCGATCGCGCTCGCGGACATCGGGGGAAGCGTGGGCGGGGCGACGACCGCCGCCATCGCCGGTGCCGCGCTCTTCGCGCTGCGGCGACCTCGGGACGCATTCGCGGTGATGCTCGCGGCGCTCCTCGGCGTCGTCGCGTCCGAGCTCCTGAAGGTCGTGGTCGAGCGCGGACGCCCGTCCGACCCGCTCTACCACGCCACCGGCCTCTCCTATCCCTCAGGCCATTCGATGGGCGCGGCAGCGCTCGCATGCTCGCTGTTCCTCGTGCTCCTGGGGGCCGAGGGCGTGCGGCGCGAGCTCGTGCGGGCCGCGGGGATCCTCGCTGCTGCCTGGATCCTCGCCATGATGTGGAGCCGGACCGCACTCCACGTGCACTGGCTGACCGACACCCTCGCCGGGGCACTCCTCGGCATCGCGGTCGCGCTCATCGCGCGCCGGATCGCGATCAGGCCCAGGCTCAGGGGCGGCATCATGACCTCGCGCCCCGGCACCCGGACGAGGTGA
- a CDS encoding spermidine synthase — translation MTLPLTTTLSSGLTARVEEDRWVPGAVQLVIDGTPQSHVNLHDNSDLFFEYIRRIGHVIDLCRPPGSPISALHLGGGAFTLPRYIEATRPGSRQQVIELEGDLVDLVREAAPLPKQASIRVRRGDARDVLGRLPAGMHGAMDLVVVDIFAGAQTPAHVSSREFYALIAPLLSPDGVVVVNAADGAGMRFVRGQAATLDALFPAVAAIGEPQVLKGRRFGNVILVAGASGAAWEWLPRLLASGPHPARQLIGDEFADFIRGASPVTDATAVDSPLPARSLFDQG, via the coding sequence GTGACTCTCCCCCTCACCACCACCCTCTCCTCAGGACTCACCGCCCGAGTCGAAGAGGACCGCTGGGTGCCAGGAGCCGTGCAGCTCGTGATCGATGGCACCCCGCAGTCGCACGTGAACCTCCACGACAACTCCGACCTCTTCTTCGAGTACATCAGGCGCATCGGCCACGTCATCGACCTCTGCAGGCCCCCAGGCAGTCCGATCTCAGCCCTGCACCTCGGCGGTGGCGCGTTCACGCTGCCCCGCTACATCGAGGCCACGCGGCCTGGCAGCCGCCAGCAGGTGATCGAGCTCGAGGGCGACCTCGTCGACCTCGTGCGCGAGGCGGCACCGCTGCCGAAACAGGCGAGCATCCGCGTGCGACGCGGTGACGCCCGCGACGTGCTCGGACGCTTGCCGGCCGGCATGCACGGCGCGATGGATCTCGTCGTCGTCGACATCTTCGCGGGCGCGCAGACGCCGGCACACGTGTCGAGCCGCGAGTTCTACGCACTCATCGCACCCCTCCTCTCCCCCGACGGCGTGGTCGTCGTGAACGCTGCGGACGGGGCTGGCATGCGGTTCGTGCGGGGCCAGGCAGCAACGCTCGACGCGCTCTTCCCCGCCGTCGCCGCGATCGGTGAACCGCAGGTGCTCAAGGGGCGCCGGTTCGGCAACGTGATCCTCGTCGCTGGCGCGAGCGGGGCGGCATGGGAATGGCTGCCCCGGCTTCTCGCCAGCGGACCGCACCCCGCACGCCAGCTCATCGGCGACGAGTTCGCCGATTTCATTCGCGGCGCCTCGCCGGTCACCGATGCCACGGCCGTCGACTCCCCCCTCCCCGCGCGATCACTCTTCGACCAGGGCTGA
- a CDS encoding SprT-like domain-containing protein, with protein MADLERVRIWADALIRMHLDPARWSFRFDTAKRRAGLCNFTEHRISVSRYLASRWEDDEIYQVLLHEVAHAMAGPTAGHGPQWKRMAADIGYVGGRTHDGEIAKELAPWVGTCAAGHEHVRFRRPTRPLSCGSCARGYSEAHRIEWRRRTIS; from the coding sequence ATGGCCGACCTCGAACGCGTCCGAATCTGGGCCGATGCCCTGATACGTATGCACCTCGACCCCGCACGCTGGTCGTTCCGCTTCGACACGGCGAAGCGCCGAGCCGGACTCTGCAACTTCACCGAACACCGCATCTCGGTCTCCCGCTATCTCGCCTCGCGGTGGGAGGACGACGAGATCTACCAGGTCCTCCTCCACGAGGTCGCCCACGCGATGGCCGGGCCGACGGCTGGGCACGGGCCGCAGTGGAAGCGCATGGCCGCCGATATCGGCTACGTCGGTGGGCGGACGCACGACGGCGAGATCGCGAAGGAACTCGCCCCGTGGGTGGGCACCTGCGCCGCCGGACACGAGCACGTCCGATTCCGACGTCCGACCCGACCGCTCTCGTGCGGGTCCTGCGCCAGGGGATACTCCGAGGCCCACCGCATCGAGTGGCGTCGGCGGACCATCTCATGA
- a CDS encoding sulfite exporter TauE/SafE family protein: MTGLLPEFTPLAWALLAVAALIVGLSKSSMPGANTISIAIFASLMPAKESTGALLLLLIVGDLVALSMYRQHADWRALLRLAPAVLVGLLAGVVFLALVDDAWVRRVIGVVLLVLVAITIWRRATRRGSSEVGLFGRLSYGSLGGFTTMVANAGGPVMSMYFLAARMPVQTFLGTAAWFFAIINLTKVPFSIGLGLITPGTLLMDLLLVPALLVGALCGRWIAGRISQRLFERAVLALTVLGALYLIVS; this comes from the coding sequence ATGACGGGCCTGCTGCCCGAGTTCACTCCGCTGGCATGGGCTCTGCTCGCCGTCGCCGCCCTCATCGTCGGCCTCTCGAAGTCGTCGATGCCCGGAGCCAACACCATCTCGATCGCGATCTTCGCCTCGCTGATGCCCGCGAAGGAGTCGACCGGCGCCCTGCTGCTCCTGCTGATCGTCGGCGACCTCGTCGCCCTCTCGATGTACCGGCAGCACGCGGACTGGCGCGCACTTCTCAGACTCGCACCGGCAGTGCTCGTCGGACTGCTGGCCGGTGTCGTGTTCCTCGCTCTCGTCGACGATGCCTGGGTGCGCCGCGTCATCGGCGTCGTCCTGCTCGTGCTCGTCGCCATCACGATCTGGCGGCGTGCAACGCGGCGCGGCAGCAGCGAGGTCGGGCTCTTCGGCCGCCTCTCCTACGGATCCCTCGGGGGCTTCACCACGATGGTCGCGAACGCGGGAGGACCGGTGATGTCGATGTACTTCCTCGCCGCCCGCATGCCGGTGCAGACCTTTCTCGGAACCGCCGCCTGGTTCTTCGCGATCATCAACCTCACGAAGGTGCCGTTCTCCATCGGACTCGGCCTGATCACCCCTGGCACGCTGCTCATGGACCTGCTGCTCGTCCCCGCGCTGCTCGTCGGGGCGCTGTGCGGTCGTTGGATCGCCGGCCGCATTTCGCAGCGTCTCTTCGAGCGGGCAGTGCTGGCGTTGACGGTACTCGGGGCGCTGTACCTCATCGTGTCGTAG
- a CDS encoding Nramp family divalent metal transporter, which produces MKQSEPTQFVGNEGIESGGKPKWKVVGPGLVVAATGVGAADMVATLVAGSLYGYGLLWAVILGVFLKIVLVEGAGRFTLATGKTIFQGWRSLGKWTTWYFGPYIMIWGFVYGATAMSSAAMPLAALFPAIDLKIWAVFMGLAGFTMIWFGKYAFFEKVTAVFVGIMFVTVVGLAVIAVPNIPEMFAGLVPMIPEGGVVYTLALAGGVGGTITLAAYGYWLREKGWATPKWMRVMRIDNSMAYVITGIFVIAMLIVGAEVVRSAGVVLSAGDAGLLDLTDVLKERYGDVVGVGFLIGFWAASFSSIIGVWNGVSLMFADFWGNMRKKESGHPDTRVGGKYFKFYVLWLTFPPMILFLLDRPIALILAYGVLGSLFMPFLALTLLGLLNGKRIPKEWRNKLHTNIALGVTAALFLALGISELVKAVAPLFGG; this is translated from the coding sequence ATGAAGCAGTCCGAGCCGACGCAGTTCGTCGGAAACGAAGGTATCGAGAGCGGCGGCAAGCCGAAGTGGAAAGTCGTGGGGCCCGGCCTCGTCGTCGCGGCCACCGGCGTTGGCGCGGCAGACATGGTGGCGACGCTCGTCGCCGGCAGCCTGTACGGGTATGGGCTCCTCTGGGCGGTGATTCTCGGCGTCTTCCTGAAGATCGTGCTCGTCGAGGGCGCGGGCCGCTTCACGCTCGCGACGGGGAAGACGATCTTCCAGGGCTGGCGCTCGCTCGGCAAGTGGACCACCTGGTACTTCGGTCCTTACATCATGATCTGGGGCTTCGTCTACGGTGCGACGGCGATGAGCTCGGCAGCCATGCCGCTGGCGGCGCTCTTCCCGGCAATCGATCTGAAGATCTGGGCCGTCTTCATGGGCCTCGCGGGCTTCACGATGATCTGGTTTGGCAAGTACGCCTTCTTCGAGAAAGTGACGGCGGTCTTCGTCGGCATCATGTTCGTCACGGTCGTCGGTCTCGCCGTGATCGCAGTGCCGAACATCCCCGAGATGTTCGCAGGCCTCGTCCCGATGATCCCCGAGGGCGGCGTCGTCTACACGCTCGCACTCGCCGGCGGCGTGGGCGGCACCATCACCCTTGCGGCATACGGCTACTGGCTCCGCGAGAAGGGGTGGGCGACCCCGAAGTGGATGCGGGTCATGCGCATCGACAACTCGATGGCCTACGTCATCACCGGCATCTTCGTCATCGCGATGCTCATCGTCGGCGCCGAGGTCGTCCGTTCCGCAGGTGTGGTGCTCTCGGCGGGAGACGCCGGTCTGCTCGACCTCACCGACGTGCTGAAGGAGCGTTACGGCGACGTGGTCGGTGTGGGCTTCCTCATCGGCTTCTGGGCGGCCTCGTTCTCGTCGATCATCGGCGTGTGGAACGGCGTTTCACTCATGTTCGCCGACTTCTGGGGCAACATGCGGAAGAAGGAGTCGGGCCACCCCGATACCCGCGTGGGCGGCAAGTACTTCAAGTTCTACGTGCTCTGGTTGACCTTCCCGCCCATGATCCTCTTCCTGCTGGATCGGCCGATCGCGCTGATCCTCGCGTACGGCGTGCTCGGGTCGCTGTTCATGCCGTTCCTCGCGCTCACGCTGCTGGGACTCCTCAACGGCAAGCGGATCCCGAAGGAGTGGCGGAACAAGCTCCACACCAACATCGCGCTCGGGGTCACGGCAGCACTGTTCCTCGCCCTCGGCATCAGCGAGCTCGTGAAGGCGGTGGCCCCGCTCTTCGGCGGGTAG
- a CDS encoding response regulator transcription factor yields MDLLIVEDDDSMAAALGDALRAAGHAAVRVDRGADALLRHHEGDMILLDLGLPDMDGLEALRKLRQVTEKPVLILTARDDERSVVRGLRLGADDYLVKPIRLFELLARIETVARRVPSAVPERREIVAGDLTMDLDGRSAHLSERELGLTAKEFDLLAVLAERAGSVVTREQILDTLWGDAFAAVSRSLDVHLSGLRSKLDRPGCIVNVRGVGYRFEPGTP; encoded by the coding sequence ATGGATCTGCTCATCGTCGAAGACGACGACTCGATGGCAGCCGCTCTCGGAGACGCGTTGCGCGCCGCCGGTCACGCAGCGGTGCGCGTCGACCGCGGTGCCGACGCTCTGCTGCGTCACCACGAGGGCGACATGATCCTGCTCGACCTCGGGCTGCCCGACATGGATGGACTCGAGGCGCTGCGCAAACTGCGTCAGGTAACGGAGAAACCCGTCCTGATTCTGACGGCTCGCGACGACGAGCGCAGCGTGGTGCGGGGACTGCGCCTCGGCGCCGACGACTACCTCGTGAAGCCGATCCGGCTCTTCGAGCTGCTCGCGCGCATCGAGACCGTCGCCAGGCGCGTTCCCTCCGCGGTTCCCGAGCGGCGAGAGATCGTCGCGGGTGATCTCACCATGGACCTCGACGGGCGAAGCGCTCACCTGTCCGAGCGCGAGCTCGGCCTCACCGCCAAGGAGTTCGATCTGCTGGCGGTCCTCGCCGAGCGCGCGGGCTCCGTGGTGACGCGCGAGCAGATCCTCGACACCCTCTGGGGCGACGCCTTCGCCGCGGTCTCGCGTTCGCTCGACGTCCACTTGAGCGGCCTGCGATCCAAGCTCGATCGCCCCGGGTGCATCGTGAACGTGCGAGGCGTCGGGTACCGCTTCGAACCGGGAACCCCGTGA
- a CDS encoding HAMP domain-containing sensor histidine kinase, which produces MKLRVLGLLSALLALLVALVSLTLVFAASRDVTRELQINRVASLNRFVELAAQAEADGSTDQLDIEMQRYSDLYEEGVIVRIGDRHLVSGDLHPDDPGVAETLRRAAMNLPRTELPMVTPWSAEQELIVRPFGTSGQVLGAVVLEVETDDARAAVLQRWLAVVLVAVVSGTALFLLAWRVTAWILGPIGRLQTAVQDFAQTERAREIEEGGPPELRQLQRAFSAMSATVTESLEQQRQLIAETSHQLRNPVAALRLRVDTLAMVPEENRPEALRTVQHELEHVEALLAAVLRVASAEHRATERGAQGPIDTAAITQLPEVDPVEVVAEELERLAPLVAAHGAPVRITGATRGEISMRCNRADLGQIVGELIENAMKYAPAAPIDIHIVAEGRRATLTVRDHGDGLAPDELEQAGSRFWRSAKHRGIVGTGLGLAIVERLAAANAGRFALATADGGGLLATLELPRLTAPMSDPETRRTPEEEA; this is translated from the coding sequence GTGAAACTGCGCGTGCTCGGGCTGCTGAGCGCCCTGCTCGCGCTGCTCGTCGCCCTCGTCTCACTCACCCTCGTGTTCGCCGCGAGCCGCGATGTCACCCGTGAGCTGCAGATCAACCGGGTCGCATCGCTGAACCGATTCGTGGAGCTCGCGGCTCAAGCCGAGGCGGACGGCAGCACCGATCAACTCGACATCGAAATGCAGCGGTACTCCGACCTCTACGAAGAGGGGGTGATCGTGCGGATCGGCGACCGGCATCTCGTCTCGGGCGACCTGCACCCAGACGACCCGGGCGTCGCGGAGACGCTCCGTCGCGCCGCGATGAATCTGCCGCGCACCGAACTGCCGATGGTGACCCCGTGGAGCGCGGAGCAGGAGCTCATCGTCCGCCCATTCGGCACCTCCGGCCAGGTGCTCGGCGCCGTCGTGCTCGAAGTGGAAACGGATGACGCCAGAGCCGCGGTGCTGCAGCGCTGGCTGGCCGTCGTCCTCGTCGCCGTCGTCTCAGGCACCGCCCTGTTCCTGCTCGCCTGGCGGGTCACCGCCTGGATTCTCGGCCCTATCGGACGCCTCCAGACCGCCGTGCAGGATTTCGCGCAGACCGAGCGAGCCCGCGAGATCGAGGAGGGCGGACCGCCAGAGCTCAGGCAGCTGCAGCGCGCATTCTCGGCGATGTCCGCGACGGTGACCGAGAGCCTGGAACAGCAGCGCCAGCTCATCGCCGAGACCTCCCACCAACTCCGGAATCCCGTTGCAGCACTGCGTCTGCGGGTCGATACGCTCGCGATGGTGCCAGAGGAGAACCGCCCCGAGGCGCTGCGCACCGTGCAGCACGAGCTCGAGCACGTCGAAGCGCTCCTCGCCGCGGTGCTCCGCGTCGCGAGCGCTGAGCACCGCGCCACGGAACGCGGAGCGCAGGGCCCCATCGATACCGCGGCGATCACGCAGCTGCCGGAAGTCGATCCCGTCGAGGTCGTCGCCGAAGAGCTCGAGCGGCTCGCTCCCCTGGTGGCGGCGCACGGCGCCCCCGTGCGGATCACCGGTGCCACCCGCGGAGAGATCTCGATGCGCTGCAATCGCGCCGACCTCGGGCAGATCGTCGGCGAACTCATCGAGAACGCCATGAAGTACGCGCCCGCAGCTCCGATCGACATCCACATCGTCGCCGAGGGTCGTCGCGCGACCCTCACCGTGCGGGATCACGGGGACGGACTCGCTCCCGATGAACTGGAGCAGGCAGGCTCGCGGTTCTGGCGGAGCGCCAAGCATCGGGGGATCGTCGGCACCGGCCTCGGCCTCGCCATCGTCGAACGGCTCGCAGCGGCCAATGCCGGGCGCTTCGCGCTTGCCACCGCGGACGGCGGCGGACTCCTCGCAACGTTGGAACTGCCGCGCCTCACCGCACCGATGAGTGACCCCGAGACGCGCCGCACCCCCGAGGAGGAGGCGTGA
- a CDS encoding TAXI family TRAP transporter solute-binding subunit, producing the protein MTSHDSRLLVSRRGLLGLAGLGALGAAAAFGLSGCVARPPATRLRVAGGEAGGLYQEFATLLADALTRHDVAEHSEALVSEASRENIELIVAGEADLGLALLDTVAASDEVAGGDVVAIGRIYQNYFHCVVRRDGPVRTVADLSGRVVATGAPGSGTRLTGGRILEAAGLTGPAAPSQDLRLGLNDGLQALERGDVDAMMISGGIPIGSITALNERLGLRLLDLSSVLPELRHRYPGVYEQGVVPEHTYAGTDTIGTVGVANLLLCRPDLDDRVVAEVVELLIEHAGALVPASSAGIQFLSPETLISTGGQPLHPAAAEAYRRFHG; encoded by the coding sequence GTGACATCACACGATAGCCGCCTCCTCGTGAGCCGCCGCGGCCTGCTCGGGCTCGCGGGTCTCGGTGCGCTCGGAGCCGCGGCCGCGTTCGGACTCTCCGGGTGCGTCGCCCGCCCTCCCGCGACGCGGCTCCGCGTCGCCGGAGGCGAGGCGGGCGGTCTCTATCAGGAGTTCGCGACGCTGCTCGCCGACGCACTCACCCGACACGACGTCGCCGAGCACTCCGAGGCGCTCGTCTCGGAGGCGAGCCGCGAGAACATCGAACTGATCGTCGCCGGCGAGGCCGACCTCGGTCTCGCCCTCCTCGACACCGTCGCCGCCTCCGATGAGGTCGCCGGAGGCGACGTCGTGGCAATCGGACGCATCTACCAGAACTACTTCCACTGCGTCGTGCGTCGCGACGGCCCCGTGCGCACCGTCGCCGATCTCTCAGGCCGAGTCGTCGCCACGGGTGCGCCCGGCTCAGGGACCCGGCTCACGGGTGGCCGGATACTCGAAGCTGCCGGGCTCACCGGCCCTGCCGCACCGTCGCAAGACCTGCGACTCGGACTCAACGACGGCCTCCAGGCGCTCGAGCGCGGCGACGTCGACGCGATGATGATCTCAGGGGGCATCCCGATCGGCAGCATCACGGCGCTCAATGAGCGCCTCGGCCTCCGGCTGCTCGACCTCTCGAGCGTGCTCCCCGAGCTCCGACACCGGTACCCGGGCGTCTACGAGCAGGGCGTCGTCCCCGAGCACACCTACGCGGGCACGGACACCATCGGCACCGTGGGGGTCGCGAACCTGCTCCTCTGCCGGCCGGACCTCGACGATCGCGTCGTCGCCGAAGTCGTGGAGCTGCTCATCGAGCACGCGGGTGCCCTCGTGCCCGCGTCGAGCGCCGGCATCCAGTTCCTCAGCCCCGAGACGCTCATCTCCACGGGCGGACAGCCGCTGCACCCCGCCGCAGCCGAGGCGTACCGGCGCTTCCACGGGTAG